The nucleotide window CATCCAGGGATAAGGGGGAGCAAGTTCCACGTTCCCGGCGATTATTCTTCAGCCTCTTTCTTCTTGGCGGCTGGTGCGCTTTACGGTAAGGTTAAGGTCTCGAACTTGGTGAAGGATGACCCTCAAGCGGATGCAAGGATAATAGATATCCTGGAGGAATTTGGAGCTGACGTTAAGGTGGGGAGGAAATATGTGGTTGTTGAAAGAAACGAGATGAAACCTATAAATGTTGATTGTTCCAATTTTCCAGATTTGTTTCCAATATTAGCTGTGCTAGCTTCGTACGCCGAGGGGAAGAGCGTAATCACTGGGAGACAGTTGAGACTCAAGGAGAGCGATAGGGTTAAGGCCGTGGCTGTTAATTTGAGAAAAGCCGGTATCAAGGTTAAGGAATTGCCGAATGGCTTGGAGATAGTTGGGGGTAAACCAAGGGGGTTTACCGTTGAATCTTTTAACGATCATAGGATAGTTATGGCGATGGCGATCCTCGGGCTTGGAGCTGAAGGGAAAACCATCATTAAAGATCCTCACGTTGTCTCGAAATCCTATCCAAGCTTCTTCCTAGACTTAAGGAGGGTTCTGAATGAGGGGTAGGGTGCTCAGCTTTACGTTGTTTGGTGAAAGCCATGGGAAAGGCGTTGGGGTTGTCATAACTGGAATTCCTCCTGGGATAAAGGTGAGTCACGAGGAGCTAGTCAAGGAGCTCGAGAGGAGGAAAGGAATTCCTGGCTTATCAACAGCTCGCTCTGAACCCGACAACCCAATAATACTATCGGGAATATTTAGGGGGTACACTACGGGAACGCCAATAGCGGTGCTCTTTGAGAATAAGGACGTTGATTCATCCTATTACGAGGATATCAAAGACAAGCCAAGACCTGGGCATGCTGATTATCCAGCTAGGATCAAGTACTTTGGTTACAACGACTATAGGGGCGGGGGTCACTTCTCCGGAAGGCTAACGGTTGGTATCGTAACGGCCGGATACTTCGCGAAGAAGATCCTTGAAAAGTACGGGATAAGGATTAGGGCGTACATAAAGAGGATAGGGAGGGTTGAGGCCAAACAGCTAACCCTTGAGGAGATACTCTCCTCGGAGAATCCATTCTGTCCAGATGAAGAAGCTTTTGAAAAGATGGTTGAGGAGATAGAAT belongs to Pyrococcus abyssi GE5 and includes:
- the aroC gene encoding chorismate synthase, which encodes MRGRVLSFTLFGESHGKGVGVVITGIPPGIKVSHEELVKELERRKGIPGLSTARSEPDNPIILSGIFRGYTTGTPIAVLFENKDVDSSYYEDIKDKPRPGHADYPARIKYFGYNDYRGGGHFSGRLTVGIVTAGYFAKKILEKYGIRIRAYIKRIGRVEAKQLTLEEILSSENPFCPDEEAFEKMVEEIELARREGDSVGGIVEVVAVNVPPGLGGPYEEDIEADLASAFFRIPAVKGVEFGLGFKVAEKRGSEVNDPYVIRDGKVVTKTNNHGGVLGGITTGMPIIARIAFKPTPSIYLPQRTVDLREMKEVEIKLRGRFDPSIVPRALPVVEGVMAFVLADHLLFRRVWELKSS